A genomic segment from Paenibacillus sp. FSL K6-1096 encodes:
- a CDS encoding FixH family protein, with protein sequence MTLTGCSKDEHGDMNMSAAGSSMQPIKVELSWSPEEVAAGSKVSFKAVVTQEGKPVDDAKEVMFEITDAADKSKKIEIEGTSAGEGAYVGENTFEEAGTFTVTSHVTARTQHSMPSKELVVQP encoded by the coding sequence ATGACACTGACAGGATGCTCGAAGGATGAACATGGTGACATGAATATGTCTGCTGCGGGGTCCTCGATGCAGCCGATCAAGGTGGAGCTTAGCTGGAGCCCGGAAGAGGTTGCCGCGGGCAGCAAGGTTAGCTTCAAGGCGGTTGTGACCCAAGAAGGGAAGCCGGTGGATGACGCGAAGGAAGTCATGTTTGAAATTACAGATGCGGCGGACAAGAGCAAGAAGATTGAAATTGAAGGGACAAGCGCTGGAGAGGGAGCCTATGTCGGGGAGAATACTTTTGAAGAGGCCGGCACATTCACGGTGACCTCCCACGTGACAGCCAGGACGCAGCATTCCATGCCCAGCAAGGAACTGGTGGTCCAGC
- a CDS encoding HAD-IA family hydrolase has product MPITAVLFDLDDTLLWDDRSVEEAFRYTCEAAGDAVDPQALEAAVRREARELYESYETYPFTKLIGINPYEALWANFTAGEQPEFRQLEQLAPVYRTESWRRGLAALGVEDEALASRLADKFAAERRSRPYIYEETLKVLDELRGKVKLLLLTNGCPALQQEKLDGVPELTPYFDHIVISGSFGRGKPDKGIFEHALGLLDIAPEEGIMVGDKLTTDILGGLGAGLTTVWINRNGKAADPEITPDYQISHLTELLPLVHSL; this is encoded by the coding sequence ATGCCGATTACCGCCGTACTATTTGACCTTGACGATACACTGCTGTGGGATGACCGGAGTGTGGAGGAAGCCTTCCGCTACACTTGCGAGGCTGCCGGAGATGCTGTTGATCCGCAGGCGCTGGAGGCTGCTGTCCGCAGGGAAGCGCGTGAGCTCTATGAATCGTATGAGACCTATCCGTTCACGAAGCTGATCGGCATTAATCCGTATGAGGCACTGTGGGCTAACTTCACTGCCGGAGAGCAGCCGGAATTCCGCCAGCTTGAACAGCTGGCCCCGGTCTACCGTACCGAATCCTGGCGCCGGGGACTGGCCGCGCTCGGGGTGGAGGATGAAGCGCTGGCTTCCCGCCTGGCGGACAAGTTCGCTGCTGAGCGCCGCAGCCGTCCTTATATATATGAAGAGACGCTTAAGGTGCTGGACGAGCTGCGCGGCAAGGTGAAGCTGCTGCTGCTGACGAACGGCTGCCCGGCACTCCAGCAGGAGAAGCTTGACGGTGTGCCTGAGCTGACTCCCTATTTTGACCACATTGTCATTTCGGGAAGCTTCGGCAGAGGGAAGCCGGACAAGGGAATCTTCGAGCATGCGCTTGGGCTCCTGGATATCGCCCCTGAAGAAGGAATCATGGTTGGAGACAAGCTGACCACGGATATTCTCGGCGGGCTTGGCGCGGGGCTGACTACGGTCTGGATTAACCGGAACGGCAAGGCTGCTGACCCGGAGATTACTCCGGATTACCAGATTAGCCATCTGACAGAGCTTTTGCCGCTTGTACACTCCCTATAA